The Solanum dulcamara chromosome 6, daSolDulc1.2, whole genome shotgun sequence genome contains the following window.
TTATcctcaataatttaaaattttctaatcGTTCCtccttttttcaaatttcttaaCTTCCACAATTTCATCTCTATTAATATATTATCCTTATTTTCTTTACTGTACCTTTATTGTAATTTGTTTAGTGAGAATACTGGTGAACATGATAATCATAGTCTTCTTACAGTCTAACAAATTATCATTGATGTTGGTATTAAATTATCAATTAGAATGTAAAAGTGTTGGAGAAAGGAGAAAGCAAACGcagaatgaagaagaaaagtgaagaagaaaaatgagaaGAAGAGTGAAGAAGAAGACAGAAGCCTCAAGTCTAGAAGACTCTTCCGCTTCTTCTGATGATATGATCTTCCCCCACGTGGCCTCATCCTGTCCCTACAAATGGATTCATCCTGTCCATACAACACaaccaaattaaaatatgactATGCCCATATAGTTAtgggtaaataaaataaagtaatgacaagTTAGAATATGACAAAACCAACCCATTTTTCTTTGTCTATATTACAATTGGTTGCAGAAACTTGTATATAAGTACAtgtatattttgatgaaaatagACACAGAAAATTCTCTTTATCTTCAGCTTCTCATTCTCTAAAATcattacatggtatcagagcacctCTAAGCTCCATCCAAATCTGTGTCAAAACATCAAAGTCATCTTTAAAATCCAGAATGCCTGAAACAACTGAAATCAAATCAGACAGTGGTGAAAAAGGAATCATATATGAAAACAACCATGCCTATTACTTAAGCAATTCAGATTCACCTGGTATGACTCTAGTCAACAGTGTTTTTGATGGAAGAGGATACCCAGGTTGGAGAAGATCTATCCTTCTATCTCTATCAGCCAAGAGAAAACTTGGTTTTATCAATGGAACTTGTAAGGTTCCAGACCTAAGATCTGCAGATTTTGAGCAATGGAATTGTGTCAATGACATGATTATATGTTGGATATCAAATGCATTATCTAAGGATATTGCAGATAGTGTAATGAGTTCCAAAACTGCAAAAGAACTTTGGGACAGCCTGGAGCAGAGATTTGGCAAATCAAATGGTGCCAAACTCTATCATCTGCAAAAGGAATTATCAGGATTAGTACAAGGCAATAGTGACATTGCAGGTTACTTCACCAAGGTTAAGAGATTATGGGATGAATTAGATGGGATGAATGCGATTGCCTGTTGCTCATGTGAATGCACCTGTGATGGAAAAGCAAAGTTAACAAAATCACTGGAAGATTAGAGATTGATTCAATTTCTGATGGGActgaatgatatatatactcAGGCAAGGGGAAACATACTTATGATGAATCCATTACCTGGAATAGATGTTGCATATTCCTTACTCTTGCAGGATGAGAACCAAAGGGAAGTATATGCAAACACAAGTGTCACTTCTGATTCTGGATCATTTATGGCAGTAGGACAAGCAAACCAGCCAAACAacaagttaattgctgagtttgAAGCATTCATGGCTAATGGACAGGGGAGATATGCACAGAGGCTCAGATATCAACCAATGAAAGGAACAAACAGATATCAGAAGTATGCTAACCCAAACCAAAACCAGAGATCTGACAACCCACAAAACAAGTTTAAGGGTAAGAAAAGGTATGATCCAAATCTGTCATGCACTTATTGTGGGAAAACAGGACATCTGCATGATGATTGCTACAGGCTGCATGGGTTCCCTGCAGACTTTGAGTTCACTAACTCCAGGAACTATCAGCCTCAGGTTAAAGCAAATACAAGATTAACTCAGCAGAAAAATGAAGACATTGGGAGGACAGATTTTGCAGTAAATGATGGAGATTTTGAAAAACAGTATAGCAAACAACAGATTGCAGAGATGATGGAAATGTACAAGCAAAGCAAATTGACAAACACATGAATCAATGCAAATGCAGTAGCTGGTACCATTCTTAAATACTCAAATTCTGTATTCAGTAACCTTAAACAGAATTCCTGGATAATTGATTCAGGAGCTTCAGAACATATGTGTTTTGATCCCAAATCCTTTTTGTTTCTAAAACCTCTCCCTGTGCCTTTGAACATTAATTTACCTAATTCTTTCAAGGTAAGTGTGACCCATATTGGCAGCATCTCCATCCTGCCAAGACATGTCATAACTGATGTGTTACTTGTGCCAGATTTTAAGTACAATTTACTGTCAATTCACAAGTTTTGTGTCCAGTTTCAATATGATGTCCTGTTCACTGCTAATAGATGTTTCTTGCAGGACCTTTCAGTGAAGAGTCCTCAAGTTTTTGGTGAAGTTAGAGAGGGTCTCTATTTGTTGAATTCTAATAGTGACAAGTGTAGAAATGTTTTCAATTCAAATGATGTATTTTCAATCCCAAAAGGAAGAAATCCCATCTCAGTTCCAGATTTTGATTCAGTTTATGTTAATGCTGCACCTAATGTAAAGCTCTGGCATGTGAGGTTGGGACATATCCCATTTTCAGCAATGAAACATTTAAGTTTTCTCCCTAATGAATCCAACTCCAATTTTATTTGTGACATTTGTCCTAGAGCTAAGCAAACTAGACAACCTTTTCCTACCAGCAGCATAAAATCCAAGCACATTTTTGACCTTATTCATATAGATACTTGGGGACCATACAAGTGTAATACTTACAATGGTTTCAGGTTCTTCCTCACCATAGTAGATGATTTCAGTAGAGGTACATGGACATTCTTACTGAGTACTAAGAGTAATGCTTTTCCTGTACTGAAAAGTTTTCTATCTATGGTAGAAAGACAATTCAATGTAAAGGTTAAGATGATCAGATCTGATAATGCTTTGGAATTGGGGAAAGGCACACAAGAATCAGCATTTCTTGCTTCTCAGGGGATTTTGCATCAATTGTCTTGTGTAGctacacctcaacaaaatggaacTGTTGAGAGAAAACATAGACACCTATTAGAGATTGCAAAAGGGCTGATGTTTCAATCCAAATTACCTATGTGCTACTGGGGAGAATCCATCTTAACTGCTACTCATATCATCAATAGGCTGCCATCTAGTGTTCTAAAGGGAGTTACACCTTATGAAATATTGCTTAGACAGAAACCAACCTATGATCATTTGAGGAATTTTGGGTGTCTGTGCTATGCTTCCACCCTGGCACAGGGAAGAAACAAGTTTGATGAAAAGGCTACTGCTTGTGTTTTACTGGGATATCCTTTACAACAGAAAGGATATAAATTGTTGTCTCTTGATAAAAGGAAAGTGTTTGTATCTAGGGATGTGAGATTCCATGAATCACATTTTCCTTTCAACTCATCTGAGAACTCACACACACCTATTTTTTTCAACTCCCCCTCTTCCTCAGATCATCATTCTGATTTATCACTCCACAATCACTCAGCTCAACCTGTAAATGATTGTTCCTACCCAGTCACACCCTCAGAATCTCCACATATTGCCTCTGGCTATAGTCCACATCCTGAATCTACACTTCCTAATCTGTCACTGAGTCCCTCTCAGCAAACCCCTACTGAACAACCTATATTACCACAACTTGAACATGCTTATCCAAGCTCTACTATATCAGATACTTCCCCTCCTGTCCCTATAACAGCTCTACCAAGAAGGTCTGGTAGAATATCTCATGAGCCTGCATATCTAAAAGACTACATTTGCAATAGTGTGATACTCACTGATCCATGGACAACTTTCTTTGATCACTCTCCTAAGGCTAAGAGATATGCTTTCTCCTCCTTATCCCTCAATAATCAGCAACTACTCCATTCCCTTTCCAATGTTACTGAGCCTAGCTGCTATCACTAGGCCTCTCAACATCCAGAATGGAAGGAAGCCATGAACTCAGAGATTCAGGCCTTGGAGACCAATCAAACCTGGGATGTTGTCTTGCTACCTAAAGGAAAAAGAGCTTTACCCTGCAAATAGGTATACAAGATAAAGCATCTCTCTGATGGTAGTATTGAAAGATTAAAGGCACGACTAGTTGTGAGGGGGGATATACAAAGGAAAGGTATAGATTATGGCGAGACATTCTCACCTGTTGTAAAAATGACCACTATACGGTGCCTACTTACCATTGCTGCTAAGAGGAGGTGGTCTGTTTCGCAACTAGATGTCAACAATGCGTTCTTGCATGGTGACCTCCAAGAAGAGGTCTTTATGAAATTTCCCCCAGGGCTGACACCTCCTAGTCCTAACCATGTCTGTCTTCTGAAAAGGTCTCTATATGGTTTAAAGCAAGCTTCACGGCAGTGGTATGCTCGGCTTGCAGGAGCTTTGGCTTTCAAAGGTTATTCCTCTTCTTTCAACGATTACTCCCTCTTTTTTAAACACACTAGGCCACTAATTTCCATCCTAGCAGTGTATGTCGACGATATTCTTCTCACAGGAGATGATCTGCATGAACTCGAGAATCTCAAATGCTTCCTCAATACAGAATTCAAAATTAAGAACTTGGGAGAAATTCACCACTTCCTTGGCATGGAAATTTTGCGCGAAGACCATGGCTTCATTGTCAATCAACGCAAATTTGCCATGGATCTGCTTCATGACTTCAATGTCTCTCATCTGCCTGCAGTTCATTCTCCACTGGATCCATCCTCCAAGCTTCGCGCAGATGATAGTCCTCGCTTGGATAACCCCACCCTTTATCGACACTTGATAGGCAAGCTGAATTATTTGACCAACACTCGCCTAGATTTGTCATTTGCTGTTCTTGCTCTGAGTCAATACATGCAACGACCATGTTTATCATATTTCTCGGCTGCTTTACGAGTTTTACGATATCTGAGCTCAGATCTGGGTCAAGGCATACTACTATCTTCCACTTCATCCTTTTCTTTACTGGCTTTTTGCGATGCGGACTGGGCTTCATGTAAGGATTCTCGTAGATCAGTTAGTGGATTTTTCATTACCCTCGGAGGTGCCCCCATCTCttggaaatcaaagaaacaagCCTCCGTATCCTTGTCCTCCGCAGAAGCAGAATATCGGTCCATGCGTCGTGTTGTCGCTGAACTCACTTGGTTGGTTTGTCTTCTTGAGGACCTTTCTGCTCCAATTTCGCTCCCAATTCCGCTGCACTCTGATAGTCAAGCTGCCATCCATATCTCTCGAAACCCAGTCTTCCACGAACGCACCAAACATGTTGAATTGGACTGTCATTTTGTGTGCCAACAATTTCAATCCGGTCTGATTACTCTTTCTTTTGTTCCCTCTAAGGATCAACTTGCCGATCTATTCACCAAACCCCTCTCTGGGGTTTCTCACCGTGCGCTCTTACACAAGTTGGGGGTCATGAATCtcccctccaacttgaggggggatgTTGGAGAAAGGAGAAAGCAAACGcagaatgaagaagaaaagtgaagaagaaaaatgagaaGAAGAGTGAAGAAGAAGACAGAAGCCTCAAGTCTAGAAGACTCTTCCGCTTCTTCTGATGATATGATCTTCCCCCACGTGGCCTCATCCTGTCCCTACAAATGGATTCATCCTGTCCATACAACACaaccaaattaaaatatgactATGCCCATATAGTTAtgggtaaataaaataaagtaatgacaagTTAGAATATGACAAAACCAACCCATTTTTCTTTGTCTATATTACAATTGGTTGCAGAAACTTGTATATAAGTACAtgtatattttgatgaaaatagACACAGAAAATTCTCTTTATCTTCAGCTTCTCATTCTCTAAAATCATTACAAAAAGGCATATAGTTATATGTAAGAAATACTCATACTATCAAAAGAGAAACTGCCATCAAAAGATAATCAGCTCAAACAGAAAGTGGAAGAAGATATTGTGGATTGGTAGGAAAATGGAGAATCATGTAGTGAAAAGAAATAAGCAAAATGAATATGGAATAATTACGATCTAACCATGGTTAAGAGTTAAGACCTTGATTTAGTTAATTAGATTTTAACAGTTAATTTTACATTAAGTCATTTGTCTTTCAACCAAGTAAGAATTAGAAAAATGGAGAGGAGCGGGATCTATGTGTTCCTTCAGAACCACAAAGTGAATGGAAGTCATCCACTTCCCTTAACTCAAGATTTTAAATTTGAGCCTTAAAACTGGACAAATCATTAGTATGGATCGCTCTTCCACACTACGTGAcgtgaatttaaattaattagatcAATTAATTATTATAGGTATCAATTAAAAACGACACATTTCATAGAGTGGGGGACAAAGTAACCACTTTTCACTATCTATAAAGGTCAAGGCTTGGAAGACATAATTTGTCAAGGAAGAGAACTTTATATAAGGTTCTTGTTTTGGTGTAACCCTAATGGGTTGCAGAGAAACTATCATTGAGATTCGTGACAAGGTAAAATTAAGGATGGGTGACAGAAGAGAGTGAGCACACATGGTTCTTTGATGGATTATTCCCCATGTTTAAAAGCTCTGCGTGCTAACTCTCTATCTGTCACACACCAAAACTCTTATCTTTTCTGCATATCGTATCTATCTCACTATATGTGAATATCAATTAATGAACAAACAAAACAATTGCCGTGTGCTGGTTGTTGGAGtcctttctctcaagtttcaaaactttgaaattttctttttaaatcatcAAGAAAGCTCTTCTTGTGGCAATTAAAGTTGCGGACAAAGGccctataattatttttcttcaacTTGGACTAACACTTAGCTAGACACCTAATTAAGTCTTTATTTCCCCTCTTTTTGCTGCAAATATGTATCATTACGAAAACAACTTGTCAAGTATCAAGTACCTAGATTCATATCTAGCCCTAgtatcattttaaaattaattccaTCTGTACTCCAGGCTCTTAATTACTCCTGAGGTAGAGGGGTGTTGGGAAATAGGGAACCATGGAATATGTAGTTCTAAAGATTGACAATGTAAATCAGGTTCATGTGTTACTATTGTTATCTTGTCTTTGTTATTACAGACAGACCAGCATGTCCCTCTATGACAAAGAATGCATGGTACAGCATACAACACGATAGTAATATATGGATTGAGATAGCAGACTGCAGAAAATAAGGGGGAAAAGTCAAAGAGGAATCAGAGTCCTTAAAAGTTTCAGCAACATAAGAAAAGAAGTAAGAATCTCAAATTCCTTATACAAGTCAACATCCTATAAGGTAAGTCCTTTTCTAACCCTAGGACTCAAGGAGCAGTAGCAGGACTTTAT
Protein-coding sequences here:
- the LOC129892807 gene encoding uncharacterized protein LOC129892807; amino-acid sequence: MPETTEIKSDSGEKGIIYENNHAYYLSNSDSPGMTLVNSVFDGRGYPGWRRSILLSLSAKRKLGFINGTCKVPDLRSADFEQWNCVNDMIICWISNALSKDIADSVMSSKTAKELWDSLEQRFGKSNGAKLYHLQKELSGLVQGNSDIAGYFTKVKRLWDELDGMNAIACCSCECTCDGKAKLTKSLED